A window of Corallococcus macrosporus DSM 14697 contains these coding sequences:
- the rpsG gene encoding 30S ribosomal protein S7: protein MPRRRVVAKRKILPDPKFQDRLVTKFVNDLMRKGKKSIAEGVCYGAFALIEERAKEDPLKTFKKALDNVKPVLEVKSRRVGGATYQVPVEVRQDRRVALGMRWIITYSKARGEKTMQEKLAGEIMDAANNRGNAVKKREDTHKMAEANKAFAHYRW, encoded by the coding sequence ATGCCTCGCCGTCGCGTAGTCGCCAAGCGCAAGATTCTCCCGGATCCGAAGTTCCAGGACCGGCTCGTCACCAAGTTCGTCAACGACCTGATGCGGAAGGGCAAGAAGTCCATCGCGGAAGGCGTTTGCTACGGTGCCTTCGCCCTCATCGAGGAGCGCGCGAAGGAAGACCCCCTCAAGACCTTCAAGAAGGCCCTCGACAACGTCAAGCCGGTGCTCGAGGTCAAGAGCCGCCGCGTCGGCGGCGCCACCTACCAGGTGCCCGTCGAGGTCCGTCAGGACCGCCGCGTGGCGCTCGGCATGCGTTGGATCATCACCTACTCCAAGGCGCGTGGTGAGAAGACCATGCAGGAGAAGCTGGCCGGTGAGATCATGGACGCCGCCAACAACCGCGGCAACGCGGTGAAGAAGCGTGAAGACACGCACAAGATGGCGGAGGCCAACAAGGCCTTCGCTCACTACCGCTGGTAG
- a CDS encoding DnaJ C-terminal domain-containing protein: MADDYYQILGVDRSASAEDVKKAYRKLARKYHPDVNPGNKAAEEKFKQLSAAFEVLSDARKRKLYDEFGPDAEKIGFDEKKAEAYRAYKASAGSAGAGGIPYGAEGFDLGDLFGDLFGGRGGGAGAPGGFDIGEMFGRRGRNAGPERGEDLTVRVQLSLAEAVSGIERPLAFSRPGRCSTCSGRGTSGPVSTCSVCNGTGRARRSGSLFGSGGACPNCHGSGKATPPCPQCGGSGVKEEQARLTVKIPAGVQTGSKVRLSGQGAAGTRGGPPGDLYIETEVAEHPLVRREGDDLHLDLPVTVSEALLGADVRVPTFQGEVTVKVLPHSQSGRRMRLKGRGVPSLKGGTQGDLYLHLQVKVPEQTTAEAKAAAEALARAYQGDVRRELTL; encoded by the coding sequence ATGGCGGACGACTACTACCAGATCCTCGGCGTCGACAGGTCGGCCTCAGCGGAGGACGTCAAGAAGGCGTACCGGAAGCTGGCACGCAAGTACCACCCGGACGTCAACCCGGGCAACAAGGCCGCCGAGGAGAAGTTCAAGCAGCTCAGCGCGGCCTTCGAGGTGCTGTCGGATGCCCGGAAGCGCAAGCTCTACGACGAGTTCGGTCCCGACGCGGAGAAGATTGGCTTCGACGAGAAGAAGGCGGAGGCCTATCGGGCCTACAAAGCGTCCGCCGGGAGCGCCGGCGCCGGGGGCATTCCCTATGGCGCCGAGGGCTTCGACCTGGGTGACCTCTTCGGCGACCTGTTCGGAGGCCGTGGCGGCGGCGCGGGCGCTCCGGGGGGCTTCGACATTGGCGAGATGTTCGGCCGGCGGGGCCGCAACGCCGGGCCCGAGCGCGGAGAGGACCTGACGGTCCGCGTCCAGCTCAGCCTGGCCGAGGCCGTCTCCGGCATCGAACGCCCCCTGGCCTTCAGCCGCCCGGGCCGGTGCTCCACCTGCAGCGGCCGGGGCACCTCGGGCCCGGTGTCCACCTGCAGCGTCTGCAACGGCACGGGCCGGGCCCGCCGCTCGGGCAGCCTGTTCGGCAGCGGCGGCGCGTGCCCCAACTGCCACGGCTCCGGCAAGGCGACCCCCCCCTGCCCCCAATGCGGCGGCTCGGGCGTGAAGGAGGAGCAGGCCCGGCTGACGGTGAAGATCCCCGCGGGCGTGCAGACCGGCTCGAAGGTGCGCCTCTCCGGGCAGGGCGCGGCCGGGACTCGGGGAGGCCCTCCGGGCGACCTGTACATCGAGACCGAGGTGGCCGAGCACCCCCTGGTGCGGCGTGAGGGTGACGACCTGCACCTGGACCTGCCGGTGACGGTCTCCGAGGCCCTGCTGGGGGCCGACGTGCGCGTCCCCACCTTCCAGGGCGAAGTCACCGTGAAGGTGCTCCCCCATTCCCAGTCGGGCCGGCGCATGCGGCTGAAGGGACGCGGCGTTCCCTCGCTCAAGGGCGGGACGCAGGGCGACCTGTACCTCCACCTCCAGGTCAAGGTGCCCGAGCAGACCACCGCCGAGGCGAAAGCCGCGGCCGAGGCGCTCGCCCGGGCCTACCAGGGCGACGTCCGTCGCGAGCTGACGCTCTAG
- the rimI gene encoding ribosomal protein S18-alanine N-acetyltransferase has protein sequence MRRMREEPAPEARHGYSIRQMTAEDLPAVMLLEKAAFKNPWSQDLLKRELQHEWSTILLVEEEREGQGPELLGLAIFWIVHDEVHVLNVATAPQHRRRGVARAVMDEVLARGRARRCTLATLEVRKSNEAALQLYRAYGFRPVGIRPNYYVDEGEDAVVMVLDF, from the coding sequence ATGAGGCGGATGCGCGAGGAGCCGGCGCCCGAGGCCCGGCACGGCTACAGCATCCGGCAGATGACGGCGGAAGACCTTCCCGCGGTCATGTTGCTGGAGAAGGCGGCGTTCAAGAACCCCTGGTCCCAGGACCTGCTCAAGCGCGAGCTGCAGCACGAATGGTCCACCATCCTCCTCGTGGAGGAGGAGCGGGAGGGGCAGGGGCCCGAGCTCCTGGGCCTGGCCATCTTCTGGATCGTCCATGACGAGGTCCACGTGCTGAACGTGGCCACCGCGCCCCAGCACCGGCGGCGGGGCGTGGCGCGCGCGGTGATGGATGAGGTCCTGGCCCGGGGGCGCGCCAGACGCTGCACCCTGGCCACCCTGGAGGTGCGCAAGAGCAACGAGGCGGCGCTCCAGCTCTACCGGGCCTATGGGTTCCGCCCCGTCGGCATCCGGCCGAACTACTACGTGGACGAGGGCGAGGACGCCGTCGTGATGGTCCTCGACTTCTAA
- the rpsL gene encoding 30S ribosomal protein S12 → MPTISQLVRKGREKLVVKGKSPALKESPQKRGVCTRVYTTTPKKPNSALRKVARVRLTNGIEVTSYIPGVGHNLQEHSVVMIRGGRVKDLPGVRYHIVRGTLDSVGVAGRKQSRSKYGAKRPS, encoded by the coding sequence GTGCCGACCATTAGCCAGCTGGTCCGCAAGGGCCGCGAGAAGCTCGTCGTCAAGGGCAAGAGCCCCGCGCTCAAGGAGTCCCCTCAGAAGCGTGGCGTCTGCACGCGCGTGTACACCACGACCCCGAAGAAGCCGAACTCGGCCCTCCGCAAGGTGGCCCGTGTGCGTCTGACGAACGGGATCGAGGTCACGTCCTACATCCCCGGCGTGGGTCACAACCTCCAGGAGCACTCGGTGGTGATGATCCGCGGTGGCCGTGTGAAGGACCTCCCGGGCGTCCGCTACCACATCGTCCGTGGAACGCTGGACTCCGTGGGTGTCGCGGGCCGCAAGCAGAGCCGCTCCAAGTACGGCGCGAAGCGTCCGAGCTGA